One stretch of Streptomyces zhihengii DNA includes these proteins:
- a CDS encoding DUF6158 family protein, with amino-acid sequence MKETGRQGVDPARLSEQDLLRELETIHRSRHDTLLYGSAAALAAHNARMADLEGEYLRRHRDRPPASGRTREGARARES; translated from the coding sequence GTGAAGGAGACCGGGCGCCAGGGCGTCGATCCGGCGCGGCTCAGCGAACAGGACCTGCTGCGCGAACTGGAGACCATCCACCGCAGCCGCCACGACACACTGCTGTACGGCTCGGCGGCCGCCCTCGCGGCCCACAACGCGCGCATGGCGGACCTGGAGGGCGAGTACCTCCGGCGCCACCGGGACCGGCCCCCCGCCTCGGGCCGCACCCGCGAGGGCGCCCGCGCCCGCGAGAGCTGA
- a CDS encoding type 1 glutamine amidotransferase domain-containing protein, with protein sequence MPIAFLTAHEGVEQIELTDPWQAVKDAGGEPRLISTRPGTVQAFEHLDAAGTFPVDQVVSEASAGDYDALVLPGGVANPDALRMDEDAVAFVKAFADAGKPIAAICHAPWTLVEADLVRGRTLTSWPSLRTDIRNAGGTWVDERVKVCTAAPSTLITSRKPDDLKAFCETFTAEFAKAAGVGAAR encoded by the coding sequence ATGCCGATCGCATTTCTGACCGCGCACGAAGGTGTGGAGCAGATCGAACTCACCGACCCGTGGCAGGCGGTGAAGGACGCCGGCGGCGAGCCCCGGCTGATCTCCACCCGGCCGGGCACGGTGCAGGCCTTCGAGCACCTCGACGCGGCCGGCACCTTCCCCGTCGACCAGGTGGTGTCCGAGGCGTCGGCCGGCGACTACGACGCGCTGGTGCTGCCCGGCGGTGTGGCGAACCCGGACGCCCTGCGGATGGACGAGGACGCGGTCGCCTTCGTGAAGGCGTTCGCCGACGCGGGCAAGCCGATCGCGGCGATCTGCCACGCGCCCTGGACGCTGGTGGAGGCGGACCTGGTACGCGGCCGGACCCTCACCTCGTGGCCCAGTCTGCGCACCGACATCCGCAATGCCGGGGGCACCTGGGTGGACGAGCGGGTGAAGGTCTGCACGGCCGCCCCGAGCACCCTGATCACCAGCCGCAAGCCGGACGACCTGAAGGCGTTCTGCGAGACGTTCACCGCGGAGTTCGCCAAGGCCGCGGGGGTGGGCGCCGCCCGCTGA